Proteins encoded by one window of Arachis ipaensis cultivar K30076 chromosome B04, Araip1.1, whole genome shotgun sequence:
- the LOC107639556 gene encoding myb family transcription factor PHL7-like isoform X3 — MGSTRSDASANGKERLRWTHELHDRFVHAVNRLGGPDRATPKGILKGMKAMGVSDLSIYHVKSHLQKYRISKLIPESTSKGKLEKRSISNTLPNFSSTCALQLKEILQIQREVRNRLSDQAEVQRRLKQKIEAQDKYLDRIGQSHESRTTITRKSSKPSSFCATNNNNKHLPSLSEESESIIETHPEVVVEEEEEHQSCSKRQRVVIDEHVFPSSFELELESSTTTEFIDQSWNLSWSQLAAACESPLMPGFLL; from the exons ATGGGTTCCACTCGCTCAGATGCCTCTGCCAATGGCAAAGAACGCCTACGCTGGACACACGAACTCCATGATCGCTTTGTGCACGCTGTAAATAGGCTTGGGGGCCCTGATA GGGCAACACCAAAGGGTATATTGAAGGGGATGAAGGCCATGGGTGTTTCTGATCTCAGCATTTATCACGTCAAAAGTCACTTGCAG AAATACCGGATCTCCAAATTGATTCCAGAGTCTACCTCAA AAGGAAAGCTTGAGAAGAGAAGCATATCAAATACACTGCCAAATTTCAGTTCTACATG TGCTCTTCAGCTGAAGGAAATTCTTCAAATTCAGAGGGAGGTGCGAAACCGCTTGAGTGATCAAGCAGAG GTTCAGAGAAGGTTGAAGCAAAAAATTGAAGCACAAGACAAATACCTTGATAGAATTGGACAAAGCCATGAAAGCAGAACAACAATCACTAGAAAATCTTCCAAGCCATCATCATTTTGTGCtacaaacaataataataaacatctcccttctctctctgaGGAATCAGAATCTATTATTGAGACACACCCTGAAGTagtagtagaagaagaggaagagcaTCAATCATGTTCCAAAAGACAAAGGGTAGTAATAGATGAGCATGTTTTTCCATCAAGCTTTGAACTTGAACTAGAATCATCCACCACCACAGAATTCATTGATCAATCATGGAATCTTTCATGGAGTCAACTTGCAGCTGCATGTGAATCACCTTTGATGCCAGGATTCTTATTATAA
- the LOC107639556 gene encoding myb family transcription factor PHL7-like isoform X2: MNVPWKTSPTLSEHGLGPQTPKEKKRAVMGSTRSDASANGKERLRWTHELHDRFVHAVNRLGGPDRATPKGILKGMKAMGVSDLSIYHVKSHLQKYRISKLIPESTSKGKLEKRSISNTLPNFSSTCALQLKEILQIQREVRNRLSDQAERRLKQKIEAQDKYLDRIGQSHESRTTITRKSSKPSSFCATNNNNKHLPSLSEESESIIETHPEVVVEEEEEHQSCSKRQRVVIDEHVFPSSFELELESSTTTEFIDQSWNLSWSQLAAACESPLMPGFLL; the protein is encoded by the exons ATGAATGTACCTTGGAAAACATCACCCACCTTG TCAGAACATGGTCTTGGGCCTCAGAccccaaaagaaaagaaaagagcagTTATGGGTTCCACTCGCTCAGATGCCTCTGCCAATGGCAAAGAACGCCTACGCTGGACACACGAACTCCATGATCGCTTTGTGCACGCTGTAAATAGGCTTGGGGGCCCTGATA GGGCAACACCAAAGGGTATATTGAAGGGGATGAAGGCCATGGGTGTTTCTGATCTCAGCATTTATCACGTCAAAAGTCACTTGCAG AAATACCGGATCTCCAAATTGATTCCAGAGTCTACCTCAA AAGGAAAGCTTGAGAAGAGAAGCATATCAAATACACTGCCAAATTTCAGTTCTACATG TGCTCTTCAGCTGAAGGAAATTCTTCAAATTCAGAGGGAGGTGCGAAACCGCTTGAGTGATCAAGCAGAG AGAAGGTTGAAGCAAAAAATTGAAGCACAAGACAAATACCTTGATAGAATTGGACAAAGCCATGAAAGCAGAACAACAATCACTAGAAAATCTTCCAAGCCATCATCATTTTGTGCtacaaacaataataataaacatctcccttctctctctgaGGAATCAGAATCTATTATTGAGACACACCCTGAAGTagtagtagaagaagaggaagagcaTCAATCATGTTCCAAAAGACAAAGGGTAGTAATAGATGAGCATGTTTTTCCATCAAGCTTTGAACTTGAACTAGAATCATCCACCACCACAGAATTCATTGATCAATCATGGAATCTTTCATGGAGTCAACTTGCAGCTGCATGTGAATCACCTTTGATGCCAGGATTCTTATTATAA
- the LOC107639556 gene encoding myb family transcription factor PHL7-like isoform X1, with the protein MNVPWKTSPTLSEHGLGPQTPKEKKRAVMGSTRSDASANGKERLRWTHELHDRFVHAVNRLGGPDRATPKGILKGMKAMGVSDLSIYHVKSHLQKYRISKLIPESTSKGKLEKRSISNTLPNFSSTCALQLKEILQIQREVRNRLSDQAEVQRRLKQKIEAQDKYLDRIGQSHESRTTITRKSSKPSSFCATNNNNKHLPSLSEESESIIETHPEVVVEEEEEHQSCSKRQRVVIDEHVFPSSFELELESSTTTEFIDQSWNLSWSQLAAACESPLMPGFLL; encoded by the exons ATGAATGTACCTTGGAAAACATCACCCACCTTG TCAGAACATGGTCTTGGGCCTCAGAccccaaaagaaaagaaaagagcagTTATGGGTTCCACTCGCTCAGATGCCTCTGCCAATGGCAAAGAACGCCTACGCTGGACACACGAACTCCATGATCGCTTTGTGCACGCTGTAAATAGGCTTGGGGGCCCTGATA GGGCAACACCAAAGGGTATATTGAAGGGGATGAAGGCCATGGGTGTTTCTGATCTCAGCATTTATCACGTCAAAAGTCACTTGCAG AAATACCGGATCTCCAAATTGATTCCAGAGTCTACCTCAA AAGGAAAGCTTGAGAAGAGAAGCATATCAAATACACTGCCAAATTTCAGTTCTACATG TGCTCTTCAGCTGAAGGAAATTCTTCAAATTCAGAGGGAGGTGCGAAACCGCTTGAGTGATCAAGCAGAG GTTCAGAGAAGGTTGAAGCAAAAAATTGAAGCACAAGACAAATACCTTGATAGAATTGGACAAAGCCATGAAAGCAGAACAACAATCACTAGAAAATCTTCCAAGCCATCATCATTTTGTGCtacaaacaataataataaacatctcccttctctctctgaGGAATCAGAATCTATTATTGAGACACACCCTGAAGTagtagtagaagaagaggaagagcaTCAATCATGTTCCAAAAGACAAAGGGTAGTAATAGATGAGCATGTTTTTCCATCAAGCTTTGAACTTGAACTAGAATCATCCACCACCACAGAATTCATTGATCAATCATGGAATCTTTCATGGAGTCAACTTGCAGCTGCATGTGAATCACCTTTGATGCCAGGATTCTTATTATAA